The genomic interval TTCAAATTTGGCGAGCCAAAAGTCTTGTGAAATAGTGATTTCTCTTACGGGTTGTTGATCGCTACTGCCTTTTGCAGTGCCCATGTCAAATTCACCCTTTGGGATATGTTTAAACTCCATTGAGGCGAGTTGTAGGTCTGGCTGCTGCAGACTTGTGCAACTGAAGAACAAGCTGATAAATACAAAAATGATGATGACGCGTTTCATAAATTCTCCTATTTTTTCTCTTTCGCATTGCGGAATGCAGCGTATTTATTTGAAATTTTGATGGCTTTTTGACGATCTGCTTCGCTATAATCCCAAAACTCATTAATGACTTGGTTAGCGATAAATTTTTCATGGTCAGCACCATTTTCTTGCCTCATTTGAGCGAATTGATCTTTTAGCTTCGCAATCAAGTCGGGGCTGGCTAGTTCATAGATATTATTTAATTCTTGGGGGTCTTTTTCGAGGTCATATAATTCCCAGGCTGGGGGAGTTTCAGGCTGAGAATCTTCGGGTTTGGCTCCGTAATAAAGGATGAGTTTATATTTTTTTGTGCGCATGCCAATGTGAGCGGGATTATCGTGATGAGCCATGTGCATCCAGTACTGATAATAAGCGGCTCGTTTCCAGTTTTTTGGTTCTTGCTTTGTTTCAAGAATTGATCTGAAGCTTCGTCCCTGCATGTAAGTAGGCGTTTTGACACCGGCATAATCGAGCATCATGGCGGGGTAATCAATATTTTCGATAATTGCATCAGATTTTGAACCCGCTTTAATCGCCTTTGGGTAGCGTACAATGAAAGGCATACGCATGGTTTCTTCATAGGCCCAGCGCTTGTCTTGGTAATCGTGCTCGCCGAGCATGAAACCTTGGTCACCAGTGTAGATGATGATGGTGTTGTCGTAGATCTTTTCTTGTTTGAGGTAATCCACCAAACGTTTCATGTTATCATCGATGCCCTTGACACAGCGCAAGTATTTTTTGAGGTAGGTTTGATAAGCTGTTCTTTTTGCTGTAGTAGGATCGCTAATGCCTTTCGCCCAAGTTTTAGCGTAATTACGTCGCGTATTGCGCATGCCAATAGAAGTTCCGATATGATGAATGAGTTCATCCTTGTGGCCTTTTGTCGCTAGTGAACCATTATTTTTGTTGTCCCAAAGACTGCTTGGCTCAGGGATTTTGACATCGGCCAGATAGCTTTCATAGCGTGGTGCATAGTGAAAGAAATCATGGGGAGCTTTAAAATGAAACTTGAGAAAGAAAGCTTGATTTTTGTGACGTTTGTTACTGAGCCAATCAATAGCTGAATCAGTGAGACAATCTGAGGAATGCCCTTTCATAACGACGGGTGAACCCTTTTCATCTCCCAAGCTGCCCTCGAAGAAATTGGGGTCAAAATATTTTCCTTGACCGGGTAAAACTTTGTAGTAATCAAAGGCTGCAGGACGCTTCTTTAAATGCCACTTACCAATCATTGCGGTTTGATAGCCCGCCTTACGCATTTCATGAGCGAGGTATTGTTGGTCAGAGGCAATGCTACCTTTGAGGTCAAGAACTCCGTTGATGTGAGCATATTGTCCGGTCATTATCGAGGCGCGACTGGGAGTGCAGATGGAATTTGAGCAGAAGGCGTTGGTCATGATGATGCCATCACGAGCAATTTTATCGATGTTGGGTGTAGGGTTGAGTGGAGCTAAACGTCCACCATAGGCCCCGATGGCCTGTGCAGTGTGGTCATCAGACATGATGAAAAGGATGTTGGGTTTTTCCACCGCAAATAAATGGAGGCAGGAAAGTATGAGCAAACAATATTTCATTGATGGATTCCTAGTTTATTTTTTCTTCTTTTTGAGAGGGGCTTTATAGTTTTTATAAGCATGAGAAAGTTCAATTGCCTTTTGTCGATCTTCACTGCTGTAGTCCCAAAATTCGTCAATTACTTTATTGCAGGCGAATTTAGGATCATCTTCTTTATATTTATGGCGCAAGTCTTTGAGTTCAGCTTTGAGCTTATTAATAATTTCTTGATACTCTGGATTGTCGTAGAGATTATTGCTCTCTTTAGGATCTTTACTGAGGTCGTAAAGTTCCCAGGCGGGTGGCGTCTGTGCCTGGTCGCTGTCTGTTTTCGCCCCATAGAAAAGGATGAGTTTGTAGCGTTTGGTGCGAATCGCAATGTGGGCAGGGTTATCGTGATGTGCCATGTGCATCCAATAGTGGTAATAGGCGGCTTTTTTCCAGTTTTCACTTTCGACGCCGGACTCAAGAATGGATCGAAAGCTATAGCCTTGCATGTACTTCGGTCGTGCCACGCCAGCATAGTCCAGCATGGTTAAAGGGTAGTCGACATTTTCAATAATGGCGTCGGATGCGCTTCCAGCTGGAATAGTTTTTGGGTAACGTACAATAAAAGGCATGCGCATAGATTCCTCATAAGCCCAACGTTTATCTTGGTAGTCATGTTCACCCAGCATAAAACCCTGATCACCTGTATAAATAATGACGGTATTGTCGTAGAGACCCTCTGCTTTGAGGTAATCAATGACACGCTTGAGGTTGTCGTCGACGCCTTTGACACAGCGTAAGTATGCTTTTAGGTAGCTTTGGTAAGCTTGTGATTTAGCTTGCTTGTTACTTAAATCAGGATCTTTTGCCCATTTTTTAGCGTAGTTACGGCGGTGGTTTCTACGACCAATAGAAGTTCCGATTTTGTTGATTAATTCATCTTGATATCCGCGTGTGGCAATGGAACCATTATTTTTATTATCCCAAAGGCTCGCTGGTTCCGGAATATGTGTGTCCGCTAAGTAAGATTCATAACGAGGAGCATATTCAAACATATCATGGGGTGCTTTGAAGTGAAATTTGAGGAAAAAGGCTTGGTCTTTTTTGCGGATGTTTTTAAACCAATGAAGTGTTGAATCCGCAACACAATCAGAAGAGTGACCTTCCATTTTTACTTTCTCACCTTTAGTGTCGCCAAGTTTACCTTCGTAGAATTCAGGGTTGAAGTACTTGCCCTGGCCTGGAAGAACTTTGTAGTAGTCAAAAGCGGCAGGGCGGTGTTTGAGGTGCCACTTACCGATGACAGCCGTTTGGTAGCCAGCTTTTTTCATTTCATTAGCTAGGTATTGATGTTCAGAATCTAGCTTGCCACCCAAAGTGGTGACGCCGTTCACCGCACTGTATTGCCCCGTCATAATGGCAGCTCGACTTGGAGTGCAGATGGCATTATTACAAAAGGCATTGGTCATAATTATACCCTCTTGGGCGATGGAGTCGATTGTTGGTGTGGGATTTAATTTTGCGAGACGACTATTGTAAACACCCACAGCTTGGGAGGTGTGGTCGTCAGACATGATGAAAAGGATGTTGGGTTTTTGTTCTGCAAGTAATGGCAGGCAAAGGAGGAAAAACAAAACTGACTTCATGAAACTACCTTGGTTAATTAATTGAATTATAAGTAAAATAAATTAACTTAGTTCAATTTTCAAGCTCAGGTCTTATTTAATTTTTAGAGCTCTGCTTGAAAATATGTGGATAGAAGGTTTTTTATAAGTTCAATAATTTAACTATGGGCAATGATGAAAAATTTAAGCGGAACTCTACCTAAGGCATTAGTTATTCTGAAATTCATAGCGAATCAGCAGGGTGAAGTGAGTTTTCAGCAGATCAAAAATCATTCATCTCTGAGTTCTAATGTGCTGTCGCGCATTTTAAAAACTTACCTCGAATGGGATTTTTTTGTAAAAAACTCTGAAACAGGGCTCTATAGTTTAGGAAGCGAAAGCATCAACTTGGCAAAAACCATACTGCAAGAAAATGCTCTCCATGATATTGCGGCGGAAGCCGTCAAGATTTTAGCAAATGGTACGCAAGAATCAGCAGCCTTTTTTGAGTTCGACGGAGATTTGATTAAGTTGATAGCTAAAAAAGAAATGGCGAATTCCTACCACTATTTAAAATTGATGAGCAGTGAAATACACTCGCCGAATAATGCCTTTATTTATTGCATTCTACCCTTTTTGAGTGAGGTCAAGAGCCAAGGTTTTATGGATAAAAGTGACGAAGCTTTTAATTTTGAAAAAACAAAAGTCGAGGATGATTTTTGCGAGATTCGCAAAAATAAGTTTTTGCTTCGCAAAGAACGCTATCAGCGCGCAGAAATAAGTCGGATTTGCGTCCCTGTATTTGCCGGTGAAAAGATTATTGGCAGCATTGGTGTGACGATTAATAGTCACAAACTTAAAGCAAGTGATAGTCAAGAAATCCTGCAGCAGTGTATGACTGCTGCAAGATCTATTGAGGCTAAGCTCTAATCCAGTAAAGGGGCACTGCGTTTTGATTCGCGGTACTTCGTCAAGAGGGCTTTGAGCTCTTTAACGATTTCAGGGTTTTGATCATAAAGATTGTTCTTCTGTGCGAGGTCATCTTTGAGATTGTAGAGCAAGCCAGGAGCCTTTTTATTGATGGGGTGAAAGCCATGCTTTGCCAAGTAATCGGCACTGACCCGACTGCGGTGTCCCGTGTTGGCATCAATGAAAAGCCAGTCGCCGCGACGGATAGCAAATTGATTCTCAAAAGTGTTTTGAACTGTGGCTTCACGAACAGCGTTTTGTGCTTTCTCTCCCATGAGGATGTTGAGCATGTTATAGCTATCCACAGCTTCATTTTCTTTGAGTGAAGCGCCAGTGATTTTGGCGATAGTTGCCATGAGGTCAACTTGACTGATTGTTTCATTCGTAGTAGCAGCTTTAATTTTATTGGGCCAAGAAATAAAAAAGGGAACGCGGTGGCCGCCTTCGTAAACATCGCGTTTGAGCCCACGAAGTTTTCCAGGGCTGTAATGCTTGAATTTTGTCGCTCTTGTATAGGCGTAGTGCTCGGGGCCATTATCGGCAGTAAAGATAAGTAGTGTGTTTTCGTAAAGACCTTTTTCTTTGAGTTTGTTAACAACTTGGCCGGTGATCCAGTCAATTTGATACACAAAATCGCCATAGGGACCTGCTTGTGATTTCCCAATAAATTCTTTGTTCGGAATGATCGGCGCATGGGGACCAGGAAGAGCAAAGTAAAGGAAAAAAGCTTCATCCTTTTTTTGCTGGTCTAAGTAGTCGAGAGTTTTGTCCGTGAGTGTCGGCAGAACGGCGTAGTGATCCCAGTCTTTTACAGCAGGACCTGGACGGCATTCCCAACCACCTTCGGGTGGTTTGGTTCCTTTGAGGTCGAGCATGACGGTCGGGGTTTCTGTCACACGATCATTTTCGATCCAGCAATAAGGAGGGAAATTAATCACGCCATCACCGAAATAATAATCAAAACCAATGCTTAAAGGCCCTCCAGGAATGGGCTTAGACCAGTCGAAAGCTTTGGGAGAGTAAGCGCTCTTTTTTCCTGATTTTACTTTGGCTTTTGGATCAATCATAATCGCTTTCCAATCAAAGCCCAAATGCCATTTACCGATACAGGCGGTTTTGTAGCCTTGTTGTTTAAGCATGCGGGGAAGAGTCATTTCATTTTTCTCAAAGACAGATGCGCCAAAAGAATTCACAATG from Lentisphaera araneosa HTCC2155 carries:
- a CDS encoding sulfatase family protein, giving the protein MKYCLLILSCLHLFAVEKPNILFIMSDDHTAQAIGAYGGRLAPLNPTPNIDKIARDGIIMTNAFCSNSICTPSRASIMTGQYAHINGVLDLKGSIASDQQYLAHEMRKAGYQTAMIGKWHLKKRPAAFDYYKVLPGQGKYFDPNFFEGSLGDEKGSPVVMKGHSSDCLTDSAIDWLSNKRHKNQAFFLKFHFKAPHDFFHYAPRYESYLADVKIPEPSSLWDNKNNGSLATKGHKDELIHHIGTSIGMRNTRRNYAKTWAKGISDPTTAKRTAYQTYLKKYLRCVKGIDDNMKRLVDYLKQEKIYDNTIIIYTGDQGFMLGEHDYQDKRWAYEETMRMPFIVRYPKAIKAGSKSDAIIENIDYPAMMLDYAGVKTPTYMQGRSFRSILETKQEPKNWKRAAYYQYWMHMAHHDNPAHIGMRTKKYKLILYYGAKPEDSQPETPPAWELYDLEKDPQELNNIYELASPDLIAKLKDQFAQMRQENGADHEKFIANQVINEFWDYSEADRQKAIKISNKYAAFRNAKEKK
- a CDS encoding sulfatase family protein, producing the protein MKSVLFFLLCLPLLAEQKPNILFIMSDDHTSQAVGVYNSRLAKLNPTPTIDSIAQEGIIMTNAFCNNAICTPSRAAIMTGQYSAVNGVTTLGGKLDSEHQYLANEMKKAGYQTAVIGKWHLKHRPAAFDYYKVLPGQGKYFNPEFYEGKLGDTKGEKVKMEGHSSDCVADSTLHWFKNIRKKDQAFFLKFHFKAPHDMFEYAPRYESYLADTHIPEPASLWDNKNNGSIATRGYQDELINKIGTSIGRRNHRRNYAKKWAKDPDLSNKQAKSQAYQSYLKAYLRCVKGVDDNLKRVIDYLKAEGLYDNTVIIYTGDQGFMLGEHDYQDKRWAYEESMRMPFIVRYPKTIPAGSASDAIIENVDYPLTMLDYAGVARPKYMQGYSFRSILESGVESENWKKAAYYHYWMHMAHHDNPAHIAIRTKRYKLILFYGAKTDSDQAQTPPAWELYDLSKDPKESNNLYDNPEYQEIINKLKAELKDLRHKYKEDDPKFACNKVIDEFWDYSSEDRQKAIELSHAYKNYKAPLKKKKK
- a CDS encoding sulfatase family protein — protein: MMKKLLLLMLSFLGLGGLAAEKPNIIIIYADDMGHGDISVMNPDSKIPTPHLDKLATTALRFDDGHSSSGICTPSRYALLTGNYHWRRMHGIVNSFGASVFEKNEMTLPRMLKQQGYKTACIGKWHLGFDWKAIMIDPKAKVKSGKKSAYSPKAFDWSKPIPGGPLSIGFDYYFGDGVINFPPYCWIENDRVTETPTVMLDLKGTKPPEGGWECRPGPAVKDWDHYAVLPTLTDKTLDYLDQQKKDEAFFLYFALPGPHAPIIPNKEFIGKSQAGPYGDFVYQIDWITGQVVNKLKEKGLYENTLLIFTADNGPEHYAYTRATKFKHYSPGKLRGLKRDVYEGGHRVPFFISWPNKIKAATTNETISQVDLMATIAKITGASLKENEAVDSYNMLNILMGEKAQNAVREATVQNTFENQFAIRRGDWLFIDANTGHRSRVSADYLAKHGFHPINKKAPGLLYNLKDDLAQKNNLYDQNPEIVKELKALLTKYRESKRSAPLLD